In Carassius auratus strain Wakin chromosome 36, ASM336829v1, whole genome shotgun sequence, the following are encoded in one genomic region:
- the LOC113055569 gene encoding serine/arginine-rich splicing factor 11 isoform X1: protein MTSSTSVIQVTNVSPSSTAEQMRTLFGFIGTIDELRLFPPDDSPLPVTSRVCFVKFAEPECVGVSQHLTNTVFVDRALIVVPFAEGVIPDESKALSLLAPANAVAGLLPGGGLLPTPNPVTSMGGVSLGGLGGPNLDPMAALALAAPNINTQALSAEQLMKLMASIDPKLNHLASGLNLSSGLKTDSNKEIEEAMKRVREAQSLISAAIEPGSKKDDKRKRSRSRSRRRRSRSRSRHRRSKSHSRRRSGSRSRRRSKSPRRRKSHSRDRGRRSRSRDRRKDDKSRKRSKTPPKSYSSARRSRSTSRKRHRRSRSASRSPKKSRSPKRKLSRSPSPRRHKKEKKKDKDRERDRKDDWDRNRDKRERSDSKKSKDKDRDRDRDRKSDSEKGDVKVTRDYDEEEQGYDSEHERNSDAVSSPHAKELRADSAGRGESDGHSEDQRDEDMDMSD, encoded by the exons ATGACGTCCAGCACCAGTGTGATCCAGGTGACGAACGTGTCGCCGAGCAGCACCGCGGAGCAGATGCGAACCCTGTTCGGCTTCATCGGAACCATCGACGAGCTCAGACTCTTTCCTCCAGA TGATTCTCCCTTGCCTGTGACTTCACGTGTGTGTTTTGTAAAGTTCGCCGAGCCGGAGTGCGTCGGAGTGTCCCAGCATCTGACCAACACCGTGTTCGTGGACCGAGCCCTGATCGTCGTCCCCTTCGCCGAAG GAGTGATTCCTGACGAATCCAAGGCTCTGTCGCTGCTGGCTCCAGCCAATGCCGTCGCAGGATTGCTGCCCGGAGGCGGGCTCCTCCCGACACCCAACCCCGTCACATCT ATGGGTGGTGTTTCTCTTGGAGGTCTTGGAGGGCCGAACTTGGACCCCATGGCAGCTCTGGCCCTGGCGGCACCCAATATAAACACTCAG GCTTTGTCAGCCGAGCAGCTTATGAAGCTGATGGCATCCATAGACCCCAA GCTGAATCATCTGGCCTCGGGGCTCAACCTGAGCTCTGGACTGAAGACAGACTCCAACAAAGAGATCGAAGAAGCCATGAAGAGAGTGAGAGAAGCGCAGTCTCTGATCTCCGCCGCCATCGAGCCCGGAA GTAAGAAGGATGATAAACGCAAGCGCTCCAGGTCCAGATCCCGGCGCAGGAGGTCCAGGTCCCGCTCCAGACACAG GAGGTCTAAGAGTCACTCCAGACGCAGATCTGGCTCCAGGAGCAGGAGGAGGTCCAAGAGCCCCAGGAGGAGGAAGTCTCACTCCAGGGACCGCGGCAGACGCTCCAGGTCCAG AGATCGGAGGAAGGATGACAAGAGCAGAAAACGTTCAAAGACTCCACCCAAGAGCTACAGCAGCGCCAGACGCTCTCGCAGCACCAGCCG CAAGCGGCACAGGAGAAGTCGCAGCGCGTCTCGATCACCGAAGAAGTCACGATCTCCCAAGAGGAAACTGTCCCGCTCGCCGTCTCCtcgcag acacaagaaagagaaaaagaaggaCAAAGACCGTGAGCGAGACCGGAAGGACGACTGGGACAGAAATCGGGACAAAAGAGAACGTTCCGACAGCAAGAAGAGCAAAGACAAGGaccgagacagagacagagacaggaaGTCCGACAGCGAGAAGGGAGATGTGAAG GTGACCAGGGACTACGACGAGGAGGAGCAGGGCTACGACAGCGAGCACGAGAGGAACTCGGACGCCGTCTCGTCGCCGCACGCTAAAGAGCTCCGAGCGGACAGCGCAGGCCGCGGAGAGTCAGACGGACACAGTGAAGACCAGCGAGACGAAGACATGGACATGAGCGACTGA
- the LOC113055569 gene encoding serine/arginine-rich splicing factor 11 isoform X2: MGGVSLGGLGGPNLDPMAALALAAPNINTQALSAEQLMKLMASIDPKLNHLASGLNLSSGLKTDSNKEIEEAMKRVREAQSLISAAIEPGSKKDDKRKRSRSRSRRRRSRSRSRHRRSKSHSRRRSGSRSRRRSKSPRRRKSHSRDRGRRSRSRDRRKDDKSRKRSKTPPKSYSSARRSRSTSRKRHRRSRSASRSPKKSRSPKRKLSRSPSPRRHKKEKKKDKDRERDRKDDWDRNRDKRERSDSKKSKDKDRDRDRDRKSDSEKGDVKVTRDYDEEEQGYDSEHERNSDAVSSPHAKELRADSAGRGESDGHSEDQRDEDMDMSD; the protein is encoded by the exons ATGGGTGGTGTTTCTCTTGGAGGTCTTGGAGGGCCGAACTTGGACCCCATGGCAGCTCTGGCCCTGGCGGCACCCAATATAAACACTCAG GCTTTGTCAGCCGAGCAGCTTATGAAGCTGATGGCATCCATAGACCCCAA GCTGAATCATCTGGCCTCGGGGCTCAACCTGAGCTCTGGACTGAAGACAGACTCCAACAAAGAGATCGAAGAAGCCATGAAGAGAGTGAGAGAAGCGCAGTCTCTGATCTCCGCCGCCATCGAGCCCGGAA GTAAGAAGGATGATAAACGCAAGCGCTCCAGGTCCAGATCCCGGCGCAGGAGGTCCAGGTCCCGCTCCAGACACAG GAGGTCTAAGAGTCACTCCAGACGCAGATCTGGCTCCAGGAGCAGGAGGAGGTCCAAGAGCCCCAGGAGGAGGAAGTCTCACTCCAGGGACCGCGGCAGACGCTCCAGGTCCAG AGATCGGAGGAAGGATGACAAGAGCAGAAAACGTTCAAAGACTCCACCCAAGAGCTACAGCAGCGCCAGACGCTCTCGCAGCACCAGCCG CAAGCGGCACAGGAGAAGTCGCAGCGCGTCTCGATCACCGAAGAAGTCACGATCTCCCAAGAGGAAACTGTCCCGCTCGCCGTCTCCtcgcag acacaagaaagagaaaaagaaggaCAAAGACCGTGAGCGAGACCGGAAGGACGACTGGGACAGAAATCGGGACAAAAGAGAACGTTCCGACAGCAAGAAGAGCAAAGACAAGGaccgagacagagacagagacaggaaGTCCGACAGCGAGAAGGGAGATGTGAAG GTGACCAGGGACTACGACGAGGAGGAGCAGGGCTACGACAGCGAGCACGAGAGGAACTCGGACGCCGTCTCGTCGCCGCACGCTAAAGAGCTCCGAGCGGACAGCGCAGGCCGCGGAGAGTCAGACGGACACAGTGAAGACCAGCGAGACGAAGACATGGACATGAGCGACTGA